A genome region from Megalobrama amblycephala isolate DHTTF-2021 linkage group LG16, ASM1881202v1, whole genome shotgun sequence includes the following:
- the otol1b gene encoding otolin 1b, which yields MGMFCVHTVFIIVIALTFITLCDTIKPTQRPKYQYTKKPPREVVQTTAYAGKPTVTARIVDYTKTRERFPAYITESTTLPADNYIDYPTDTTASPTTAKDNYTLDYNECYFNFCECCPPEKGPQGFKGDIGLPGIPGEKGAPGPKGLPGPIGPKGIPGSKGDKGEKGDQGNTGLSGSPGIQGKAGMKGEMGIKGEKGAAGLPGFKGSKGEKGDPNLNVSKGDMGETGKDGPPGPQGMTGEKGEKGDRGECGLLGERGQKGEAGDPGPPGVRGDPGPSGQHGMHGTPGIAGERGEPGIPGAKGEPGARGPPGNKGIRGLRGIKGDRGPQGKRGDRGLRGMKGAMGQSESRVRSAFSVGLYPSKSFPPSGFPVRFDKIFYNGENHYDIITSKFNCTYSGVYVFSYQITVRNKPLRASLVVNGVRKVRSRDTLQGQDIDQASNLVVLKLDVGDQVWVETLRDWNGVYSSSEDDSTFSGFLLYPD from the exons ATGGGGATGTTCTGTGTACACACTGTCTTCATAATTGTAATAGCACTGACCTTTATAACCTTGTGTGACACAATCAAGCCCACTCAGAGGCCAAAGTACCAGTACACCAAGAAACCCCCTAGAGAGGTGGTCCAAACTACTGCATATGCAGGCAAGCCTACAGTCACAGCACGGATTGTGGACTACACCAAAACAAGAGAGCGCTTCCCTGCATACATCACAGAGAGCACTACACTTCCTGCTGACAACTATATAGACTACCCTACAGATACCACCGCATCTCCAACAACAGCAAAAGACAATTACACACTAGACTATAATGAATGCTACTTCAACTTCTGCGAGTGCTGCCCTCCAGAGAAAGGCCCACAAGGGTTCAAAGGAGACATAGGACTGCCAG GCATACCTGGGGAAAAGGGAGCACCTGGACCCAAAGGTCTACCAGGTCCAATAGGGCCAAAGGGCATTCCAGGATCTAAAGGGGATAAAG GAGAGAAAGGTGATCAAGGAAACACAGGACTCTCGGGATCTCCAGGCATCCAGGGAAAGGCTGGAATGAAAG GTGAGATGGGTATTAAAGGTGAGAAGGGTGCAGCTGGCCTGCCAGGATTCAAAGGTTCTAAAGGGGAAAAAGGAGATCCAAATCTGAATGTGTCAAAGGGTGATATGGGAGAGACAGGCAAAGATGGACCACCAGGACCCCAAGGCATGACTGGTGAAAAGGGTGAAAAAGGTGATAGAGGGGAGTGTGGTTTACTTGGTGAGAGGGGCCAGAAAGGTGAGGCAGGTGACCCTGGACCACCAGGTGTGCGTGGAGACCCTGGTCCATCTGGGCAACACGGTATGCATGGAACTCCAGGCATCGCTGGAGAACGTGGGGAACCGGGAATTCCTGGAGCAAAGGGTGAGCCAGGAGCACGTGGGCCACCAGGAAACAAAGGTATTAGAGGTCTGAGGGGAATAAAGGGTGACCGTGGCCCCCAAGGGAAACGTGGAGACCGAGGCCTACGGGGAATGAAGGGTGCTATGGGTCAAAGTGAATCGAGAGTACGTTCTGCTTTCAGCGTTGGCCTATATCCCAGCAAGTCTTTTCCTCCTTCGGGATTTCCAGTTCGCTTCGACAAGATCTTCTACAATGGAGAAAACCATTATGACATCATCACAAGCAAATTCAACTGCACCTACTCAGGAGTTTATGTGTTCTCCTACCAGATCACAGTGAGAAACAAGCCACTTCGTGCTTCTTTGGTGGTGAATGGGGTGCGTAAGGTACGTTCGAGAGACACTCTACAAGGTCAAGACATTGACCAGGCATCCAATCTAGTGGTCCTGAAGCTGGATGTCGGAGACCAGGTTTGGGTAGAGACGCTGAGAGACTGGAATGGTGTCTACTCTAGCAGCGAGGATGACAGCACCTTCTCTGGGTTCTTGCTCTACCCTGACTAA
- the rabgef1l gene encoding RAB guanine nucleotide exchange factor (GEF) 1, like yields the protein MNSQAVRRGFSVQQSDLMCKKGCGFYGNAVWQGHCSKCWREQNQCTRAKQIEEDRALAERLQREEEAAYASSQEGAQSRPASSRTNSVPMVKRLFTPAPKTPARRDAGSSQTSVSQSSSLSRQPSAETDHVTQHFIDFLKTFQRPGYEIFKQCHAFTENIARKKVAVCDDLSDSVQDFYQNMSEYLQTNFKGSPDVMETVMEEVERYVMGRLYEQLFCPEHTDDEKKDLVVQKRIRALHWVSIEMLCVPVDEQIPKVSDSVERAITDLIDLDSKKVPKEKLACVTRCSKHIMTAIQGSKKAAASADDFLPTLVYIVLKANPPRLHSNIQYITRYCNPSRLMSGEDGYYFTNLCCAVAFIEKLDAQSLNLSQEDFELYMSGAASPLGPKAASSGHSSLSGSRAVASSTSVPPPDKRKDLPSGVRQERRAEEPQALEADLIEWKEGQELSVLGILEAAPVRTRTSATFTIDSDNIGSDSLPPPLQPQKFAS from the exons ATGAACTCTCAGGCGGTGCGCAGGGGCTTCAGCGTCCAGCAGTCTGACCTCATGTGTAAGAAGGGATGCGGTTTCTATGGTAACGCCGTCTGGCAGGGCCACTGCTCCAAATGCTGGCGAGAGCAGAACCAGTGTACGAGAGCCAAGCAGATCGAGGAGGACCGGGCCCTGGCCGAGAG GTTACAGAGAGAGGAGGAAGCCGCCTATGCCAGCAGTCAGGAGGGGGCGCAATCTCGACCCGCATCCTCCAGGACGAACAGCGTTCCCATGGTGAAGAGGCTCTTCACACCCGCTCCCAAAACACCCGCGCGGAGAG ATGCAGGATCTTCACAGACGTCCGTGAGCCAGAGCTCGTCCCTCAGCCGACAGCCCAGCGCAGAGACTGACCACGTCACGCAGCACTTCATCGACTTCCTCAAGACCTTCCAGAGACCTGGATATGAGATCTTCAAACAGTGCCACGCCTTCACTGAGAATATCGCTCGCAAAAAG gtTGCTGTCTGTGACGATCTCTCAGACTCTGTGCAGGATTTCTATCAAAACATGTCCGAATACCTTCAGACCAACTTTAAAG GCTCTCCAGATGTGATGGAGACTGTGATGGAGGAGGTGGAGCGCTATGTGATGGGCCGTCTGTACGAGCAGCTCTTCTGCCCGGAGCACACAGACGACGAGAAGAAGGACCTGGTCGTCCAGAAGAGAATCAG ggctTTGCACTGGGTGTCCATTGAGATGCTGTGTGTCCCAGTGGACGAGCAGATCCCTAAAGTATCGGACAGTGTGGAGAGAGCCATAACAG ATCTGATTGACTTGGACTCTAAAAAGGTTCCTAAGGAGAAGCTGGCGTGCGTCACCAGGTGTAGTAAACACATCATGACTGCCATCCAGGGCAGTAAGAAAGCTGCCGCCTCAGCAGACGACTTCCTGCCCACTCTCGTCTATATAGTGCTGAAGGCCAATCCGCCCCGATTACACTCCAACATCCAGTACATCACCCGCTACTGCAACCCCAGCCGCCTCATGAGTGGAGAGGACGGATATTACTTCACTAACCTA TGCTGTGCCGTGGCGTTCATCGAGAAGCTGGATGCGCAGTCGCTGAACCTGAGCCAGGAGGACTTTGAGCTCTACATGTCTGGTGCGGCGTCTCCATTGGGCCCCAAGGCCGCTTCCTCCGGCCACAGCTCCCTGAGCGGCTCTAGAGCTGTAGCGAGCAGCACGAGCGTCCCGCCGCCGGACAAGAGGAAGGACCTGCCGTCGGGGGTTCGACAGGAGCGGAGAGCAGAGGAGCCTCAAGCTCTGGAGGCTGACCTCATCGAATGGAAGGAAGGGCAGGAACTCTCTGTGCTGGGCATTTTGGAAGCGGCTCCTGTACGGACACGCACCTCTGCCACCTTCACCATCGACTCGGACAACATTGGCAGCGACAGCCTGCCTCCTCCGTTACAGCCGCAGAAGTTTGCTAGCTAG